From a region of the Streptacidiphilus albus JL83 genome:
- a CDS encoding class II aldolase/adducin family protein, producing MTNPPPAPVPMDQLQFALPQTFATVEEERQHRKERLVVALRLFGRFGFEEGVAGHITARDPEWTDHFWVNPFGMSFKHIKVSDLILVNHEGQVVAGRHHVNQAAFAIHAQVHAARPDVVAAAHSHSVHGKTLSSLGELLEPLTQDVCAFYEDHALFDDYTGVVLDVEEGRRIAKALAGHKAVILRNHGLLTVGDSVDAAAWWFITMERSCQVQLLAKAAGKPVHISHENAVVTREQLGNDLVAWINYQPLAQQALRTEPDMFE from the coding sequence ATGACCAACCCGCCCCCCGCCCCCGTACCCATGGACCAACTGCAGTTCGCCCTGCCGCAGACCTTCGCGACCGTCGAGGAGGAGCGGCAGCACCGCAAGGAGCGGCTGGTGGTGGCGCTGCGGCTGTTCGGCCGCTTCGGCTTCGAGGAGGGCGTGGCCGGTCACATCACCGCCCGCGACCCCGAGTGGACCGACCACTTCTGGGTGAACCCCTTCGGCATGTCCTTCAAGCACATCAAGGTCAGCGACCTGATCCTGGTGAACCACGAGGGCCAGGTCGTGGCCGGCCGGCACCACGTCAACCAGGCCGCGTTCGCGATCCACGCCCAGGTCCACGCCGCCCGCCCGGACGTCGTCGCCGCCGCCCACAGCCACTCGGTGCACGGCAAGACGCTGTCCTCGCTGGGCGAGCTGCTGGAGCCGCTGACCCAGGACGTCTGCGCCTTCTACGAGGACCACGCGCTGTTCGACGACTACACCGGCGTCGTCCTGGACGTGGAGGAGGGGCGCCGGATAGCCAAGGCCCTCGCCGGCCACAAGGCGGTCATCCTGCGCAACCACGGGCTGCTGACCGTCGGCGACAGCGTGGACGCCGCCGCCTGGTGGTTCATCACCATGGAGCGCTCCTGCCAGGTCCAGCTGCTGGCCAAGGCGGCCGGCAAGCCGGTCCACATCAGCCACGAGAACGCGGTGGTGACCCGCGAGCAGCTCGGCAACGACCTGGTGGCCTGGATCAACTACCAGCCGCTGGCCCAGCAGGCGCTGCGCACCGAGCCCGACATGTTCGAGTAG